The Sphingomonas crocodyli genome contains the following window.
ACGTGGTGTCGGTGGGCGCGGGCGGCGGATCGATCGCGTCGATCGTTCCGGGCAACCGTTTCCAGGTCGGTCCGCGCAGCGCCGGCGCCGATCCGGGGCCGGCCTGCTATGGCCGCGGCGGCACCGAGCCGACCGTGACCGACGCGAACGTGCTGCTCGGCCGACTTCCGCAGGAACTGGCGGGCGGCGCCGTCCGGCTCGATCGCGCGGCATCCGAAGCCGCGCTCGAAACGCTGGGTAAGCCGCTGGGCCTCGACGCGCTCGAAATGGCGCGCGGTATCATCGAGATCGGCGAACTCAACATGGCCGATGCGGTGCGGCAGATTTCGGTCAAGCGCGGGCGCGATCCGCGCAACTTCACCCTGATCGCCGGCGGCGGTGCAGGGCCGCTCCACGCCGCAAGCCTGGGCGAAATCCTGCAGGTGCCGCAGGTGCTGATCCCGCCGGCGCCGGGCATCGGCTGTTCGCTTGGCGCGTTGGTCAGCGACGTCCGCGAAGATTTCGTAATGACCGATATCCATGCCGAGGACGCGGTCGATATCGCGCGGTTGTCCGCGAACTTCACCGCGCTGGAGACCGAAGCGGCGGCGCTGCTCGATCGGCAGGGTTTCCCGGCCACCGGCCGTTCGATCGTGCGCAGCGCCGACCTGCGCTATCGCGGCATGCGTACCGAATTGCTGGTCGATGTGCCGGCGGGGGCGATCGATGCCGATCTGGTCGCGGCGATGTGCGACAATCTCCATGCCGCGCACGAAGACGCTTATGGCTATGCCTATCGCGGCGTGCAGCCGGTCGAGATCGTCAATCTGCGCGTGACGGGCGTCGGCCATATGCGCCAGCCGCCGGCCTTTGAGGGCAAGGCGGGGGAGCCGAGCGCCGAAGCCGCGCGGACGGGCACGCGCAGCGTCTTCTTCAACGAGACCGGCTTCGTCGAAACCGCGGTGTATGATCGTCGCCAACTGGCGGTCGGCGCGTCCTTCGAAGGACCGGCGATCGTCGAGCAATATGACACGACGATCGTCATCCTGCCGGGCCAGAAGGTCAGCCCCGATGCGAACGGCAACTTGCTGATCACGACCCGCTGTGGCCAACTTGCCAAAGGCGTGACGGCGGGAGCGGAATCGTAACGTGGCCGATCAGTTCATAGCGATCGAGGACGTCACCAAGCGTTATCGCGGCGCGGGGGATCTGCTGGCGGTCGATCGCGTGTCGACCAGCATCGAACGGGGACAGTTTATCTCGATCCTCGGCCCCAGCGGCTGCGGCAAATCGACGCTGATGCAAATGGTCGCGGGCCTCGCCGCGCCATCCAGCGGGCGCATCGCGATCGACGGCAAGCCTGTCACCGCGCCGCAGACCGACGTGGGTATCGTCTTTCAGGATACCAACTTGCTCGACTGGCGCAGCGTGATGCGCAACATCATGCTCCAGATCGAGATACGGAAGCTCGATCGCGCGGCCTATTCGGATCGCGCGCGCAGCCTGCTCGCGATGGTCGGCCTCGACGGGTTCGAGGATAAGCTCCCGCACCAGCTTTCGGGCGGCATGAAGCAGCGCGTCTCGATCTGCCGCGCGCTGATTCACGATCCGCCCTTGCTGCTGATGGACGAGCCGTTCGGCGCGCTCGACGCGCTGACCCGCGATCAGCTCAACGTCGATCTTCAGGATATCTGGCTGGAAAGCGGCAAGACGGTGATCTTCGTGACGCACAGCATTTCGGAAGCGGTGTTCCTGTCCGATCGCGTGCTGGTGATGTCGCCACGGCCCGCGACGGTGGCGGCGGATATCCATATCGATCTGCCCCGCCGCCGGCCGATTTCGGTGCGCGAGACCCCGGCCTTCGGCGCCTATGTGAACCAGATCCGCCGCATGTTCGAAGATTGGGGCGTGCTGCGCCGCGCGACCGATGCGCCTTCGCTGCGGCTGGCATCGGGAGGACAGGCATGAGCCGCTCGCTCTATCCGCTCGCCACGCTCGGCCTGATCCTGCTTTTGTGGGGCGGCAGCGTCTGGGTGTTCGACATCGCCCCCTTCATCCTGCCGTCGCCGCTCGCCGTGGCGAAGGCGATCGCCGACAACGCGGGAACGCTGATGCCCGCGCTCGCTTATACGCTGGGCGAAGTGCTGCTGGGTTTCGGGCTCAGCGTGCTCGTCGGCGGGCTGATCGCGCTGGCGATCGTCTCTTCGGACCTGCTCGATCGTTCGGTCTATCCGCTGCTGGTCGCGCTGCAGATCGTGCCCAAGGTCGCGATCGCGCCTTTGTTCGCGATCTGGTTCGGCTTCGGCATGTTGCCTAAGGTGCTGATGGCGTTCCTGATCGCCTTCTTCCCGATGGTGATCAACACGGCGATGGGCCTGCGCGGGATCGAGGTTTCGAAGCTGCATCTCGCCCGATCGATGGGCGCCAGTGGGCTCCAGACCTTCTTCAAGATCCGGCTGCCGCATGCCATGCCCAGCATCTTCACCGGCCTGAAACTGTCGATCACGTCGGCGATGATCGGCGCGATCGTGGGTGAGTTCATCGGATCGGACGAAGGCGTCGGGCGCATCCTGCTCGTCGCCAACGGCAATATGCAGACCGACCTGCTGTTCGCGGGCGTCGTGCTGCTCAGCCTCGCCGGTGTCGTCCTGTTCCTCGCGATCGAGGCGATCGAGCGGGCGACCCTCAGTTGGCATATTTCGCAACGCTCGCGCGACATGGTGATGGCATGATCGGACGTAGGATTTTCGTGATGGCGCTGGCGCTGGGCCTCGCCGCCTGCGGGGGATCGAAGCCCGTGCAGACCAAGGACGGGCTCACCCCGGTCTCGGTGCGCGTCGAATGGCTGCTGTCATCCTATCACGCGCCCTTCTTCCTGGGCATCGACAAGGGCTTCTATAAGGACGCCGGGATCGAACTGACCGTCAACGAAGGGCGGGGATCGGTACAGGCCGCGCAGCTTGTCGGCAGCGGGCAGGACCAGTTCGGCTTCGGCTCGGTCGATGCGATCATGCGCGGCGCTGGCGCGGGCATGCCGTTGATGAGCGTCGCCAACATCATGCCGGTGATGGGGCAGGCGGTTTACGTCCGCACGGCCAGCCCGATTCAGAAGCTGCAGGATCTCAAGGGCAAGTCGATCGCGATCACACCGGGCGGCGCCAATGACTCGCTGGTGCCGCTGCTGCTCGGCAATGTCGGGCTGAAGCCGGGCGACGTGAAGCTGGTGTCGGCCGATCCGACCGCCAAGATCCGCGTGTTCCTGAAGGGCGATGTCGACGCGATGATCGCGCCCGCCTGGTCGCATTCTTTGTTCGATGCCGGCGGCGGCGCGCGCGCCTTCATCTTCTCCGATTATGGCGTGAAGGTCGTCGGCTACAACATCATGGCGGCCAAGCCGCTGATGCAGAGCGATCCCGATCTGGTCCGGCGCTTCGTCGGCGCGACGCTGAAGGCGTGGGATTATTCGCGCACCCATCCGGACGAGGCGCTCGACGCCCTCGCGCGCCATTCGCCGACCAATGCGGAGCCGAAGCGGCGCGCGGGCAATGCGAAGGACTTCGCCAATGCGCTGCGCTTCGTGGGGCCGGCGGTGCCGGGCAAACCCTATGGTTTCCAGTCGGCCACCGATTGGGAGGAAAGCCAGAAGCTGTTCGTCACGCACGGCGTCCTGACCAAGACGCTGCCGGTCGATCAGATGATGACCAACGATTTCGTGGCCCCGGCCGCCAACTGAAAGATCCGACCATGAACATCCAGGGCAGCCGCATCGCGTCCGGACGGACCATCGATCCGATCACGCTCGAAATCATTGCGGGCACCATCGAATCCACCCGCCGCGAAATGGAGGCGCAGATCGAACGCACCGCCCGATCGGTGGTGATCCGCGAAGGCCGCGACTATCGCGCCGGCGTGTTCGATCGGCACGGCCGTAACGTATCGTCGGCATCGGGCGCCGCGCATGTCGATCCGATCCTCGCCAATTATTCGATCGACGAGATCCAGGACGGCGACGTCTTCATCTGGAACGATCCGTTCAAGTCGGGCGGCGGCCTGACCCACCTGCCCGATCTGTGCGTGACCCAGCCGGTGATCTGGCGGGGCGAACTGGTCGCCTATGTCCAGGCATTCGGCCACGTCACCGACATCGGCGGCCTCGCGCCGGGCAGCGTGACGATCAGCGCGACCGACATTCATCAGGAAGGGATCATCATCCCGCCGGTGAAGATCATGGAAGCGGGCAAGATCGTGACCCCGCTCTACAAGACGATCGTGAACAACAGCCGCTATCCCGGCGACGTGCAGGGCGATCTGGACGCCTTCATCATGACGACGCGGCTGGGCGTGCAGCGGGTGAAGGATCTGTTCGACACCTATGGCCCCGCCATGATCGATGCCGGGTTCGAGGAGATTTTGGAAAGCTGCGCGCGCGCGCTGCGCGAAGTCGCCTTCCCGCAAATCCCCGACGGCGATTATCCGTTCGAGGATGTCGTTGAGATCGCCGGGGCCGTGCCCGCCGAACCGCGCCGCTTCATCCCACTCAAGGTCACGCTCCGCAAGCGCGGCGACAGCGTCGAGTT
Protein-coding sequences here:
- a CDS encoding ABC transporter ATP-binding protein, with translation MADQFIAIEDVTKRYRGAGDLLAVDRVSTSIERGQFISILGPSGCGKSTLMQMVAGLAAPSSGRIAIDGKPVTAPQTDVGIVFQDTNLLDWRSVMRNIMLQIEIRKLDRAAYSDRARSLLAMVGLDGFEDKLPHQLSGGMKQRVSICRALIHDPPLLLMDEPFGALDALTRDQLNVDLQDIWLESGKTVIFVTHSISEAVFLSDRVLVMSPRPATVAADIHIDLPRRRPISVRETPAFGAYVNQIRRMFEDWGVLRRATDAPSLRLASGGQA
- a CDS encoding hydantoinase/oxoprolinase family protein, coding for MGFRVGIDSGGTFTDLFAVDEDGREEIIKVPSTPASPDLAVRNALAALIDRLGGDPSRIEAVLHGTTVAVNAILQHKFPPIGLLVTRGFRHVLEMGRQTIPGERGSIYVWTKPARIVPLGNVREVTERLDRTGAVLAGFDEAECREQARWYRDQGINSVAICFINAYASGVHEMRAKAIFAEEHPDCQIATSCETLPEYREYERAITTATNALLMPILGRYIANVEGHLKALGIDAPLYIMKSAGGATLAELAARQPVHTALSGTAAAVMGSAWIGRGSDMPDLMTFDMGGTSTDVALIEKGYPALVSEVELDVYPIRTPAVDVVSVGAGGGSIASIVPGNRFQVGPRSAGADPGPACYGRGGTEPTVTDANVLLGRLPQELAGGAVRLDRAASEAALETLGKPLGLDALEMARGIIEIGELNMADAVRQISVKRGRDPRNFTLIAGGGAGPLHAASLGEILQVPQVLIPPAPGIGCSLGALVSDVREDFVMTDIHAEDAVDIARLSANFTALETEAAALLDRQGFPATGRSIVRSADLRYRGMRTELLVDVPAGAIDADLVAAMCDNLHAAHEDAYGYAYRGVQPVEIVNLRVTGVGHMRQPPAFEGKAGEPSAEAARTGTRSVFFNETGFVETAVYDRRQLAVGASFEGPAIVEQYDTTIVILPGQKVSPDANGNLLITTRCGQLAKGVTAGAES
- a CDS encoding ABC transporter permease yields the protein MSRSLYPLATLGLILLLWGGSVWVFDIAPFILPSPLAVAKAIADNAGTLMPALAYTLGEVLLGFGLSVLVGGLIALAIVSSDLLDRSVYPLLVALQIVPKVAIAPLFAIWFGFGMLPKVLMAFLIAFFPMVINTAMGLRGIEVSKLHLARSMGASGLQTFFKIRLPHAMPSIFTGLKLSITSAMIGAIVGEFIGSDEGVGRILLVANGNMQTDLLFAGVVLLSLAGVVLFLAIEAIERATLSWHISQRSRDMVMA
- a CDS encoding ABC transporter substrate-binding protein, with the protein product MALALGLAACGGSKPVQTKDGLTPVSVRVEWLLSSYHAPFFLGIDKGFYKDAGIELTVNEGRGSVQAAQLVGSGQDQFGFGSVDAIMRGAGAGMPLMSVANIMPVMGQAVYVRTASPIQKLQDLKGKSIAITPGGANDSLVPLLLGNVGLKPGDVKLVSADPTAKIRVFLKGDVDAMIAPAWSHSLFDAGGGARAFIFSDYGVKVVGYNIMAAKPLMQSDPDLVRRFVGATLKAWDYSRTHPDEALDALARHSPTNAEPKRRAGNAKDFANALRFVGPAVPGKPYGFQSATDWEESQKLFVTHGVLTKTLPVDQMMTNDFVAPAAN